In Gemmatimonadaceae bacterium, a single genomic region encodes these proteins:
- a CDS encoding alpha/beta hydrolase, which translates to MHPVSTRLAPAGMFPAGRPDLRARYLELASGLRVRAVECGKASDPTIVLVPGWGCSVYIFRENFADLAAAGFRPVAVDLKGHGLSDKPDAPAEYRLESMRNHIAEIIDALGVESVLLAGLSMGAALAAHYALAAPHRVRGLVMVSPVGFSGIPGLRPLRAVTPSAIAPFAPRIASRALVRLLLRTLNGKLRHVTERDVDEYWAPTQFPEFTRAMRHLLHEFNWRQPFVPLSVPTLLISGTHDRLMLSRHAESYTRIMPQMKHLVVQDAGHVVYDEAAPIVNAAMIEFLSTHQHL; encoded by the coding sequence TTGCATCCCGTTTCAACGCGTCTTGCGCCGGCGGGGATGTTTCCCGCAGGCAGGCCCGATCTCCGAGCGCGCTACCTCGAGCTTGCTTCGGGGCTTCGCGTTCGCGCGGTTGAATGCGGCAAAGCCTCCGATCCCACCATAGTTCTCGTTCCAGGCTGGGGCTGCTCTGTCTACATCTTCCGCGAGAATTTCGCGGACCTGGCGGCAGCTGGGTTTCGCCCGGTTGCGGTGGATCTCAAAGGACATGGCCTCTCGGATAAGCCCGACGCTCCAGCCGAGTACCGGCTCGAGTCAATGCGGAATCACATTGCCGAGATCATAGATGCGCTGGGCGTGGAGAGCGTCTTGCTCGCGGGATTGTCGATGGGCGCGGCACTCGCCGCGCATTACGCGCTCGCCGCGCCGCACCGTGTGCGGGGACTCGTGATGGTGTCACCGGTGGGGTTCTCTGGAATTCCCGGACTACGGCCCCTTCGAGCCGTCACGCCGAGCGCAATCGCCCCATTCGCGCCGCGTATCGCTTCGCGGGCGCTCGTGCGACTGCTTTTGCGCACACTCAACGGAAAGCTGCGTCACGTGACCGAGCGCGACGTCGACGAGTACTGGGCTCCGACGCAATTTCCGGAATTCACGCGTGCGATGCGCCACCTGCTCCATGAATTCAACTGGCGCCAGCCTTTCGTTCCGCTGTCCGTCCCGACGCTTTTGATTTCGGGGACTCACGATCGGCTGATGCTGTCCCGCCACGCGGAGAGCTACACTCGGATAATGCCCCAGATGAAACACCTCGTGGTGCAGGACGCAGGGCACGTTGTGTACGACGAGGCAGCACCGATCGTCAACGCGGCCATGATCGAGTTCTTGTCGACGCACCAGCATCTATGA
- a CDS encoding DEAD/DEAH box helicase: protein MKPPARARKKPVKATDSPPEIVKNAPATDMSAFAALGLIPELLDAVRDAGYTIPTPIQGEAIPVALRGRDIIGLAQTGTGKTAGFTLPIIQRLLEERESGDPADRTHRVRALILTPTRELCVQVEESFKKYGRHSDIRVVSIYGGVPLEPQQTKLRKGVDVVVATPGRLLDHMERQNVVFDDLEILVLDEADRMLDMGFAPQLNRIVAEVPRYRQTLLFSATMPPEVEALARKYLRKPIVVQVGRRSEAANTVTHAVYPVPRDRKTELLAELLKKEELDSVLIFTRTKHGADRVVRHLGGKGISATAMHSDRSQSERTRALDDFKSGKIRVLVATDIAQRGLDVTGITHVINYDVPQQPEDYVHRIGRTGRAAATGDAFTFMAPDEIAMVRTIERVIGQQIPRISVPGYDFGSVAAADETLVGSEAIVPAEKSELSAKMPAPRQLRRPNAVRGRGARRR from the coding sequence ATGAAACCTCCCGCACGCGCCAGGAAGAAGCCGGTAAAGGCGACTGATTCGCCGCCCGAGATCGTCAAAAACGCGCCGGCGACCGACATGTCGGCGTTCGCCGCGCTGGGATTGATTCCCGAGCTGCTCGATGCCGTTCGTGATGCGGGCTACACGATCCCCACGCCGATTCAGGGAGAAGCAATTCCGGTTGCGTTGCGCGGACGCGACATCATCGGACTCGCCCAGACGGGCACCGGAAAAACGGCCGGCTTCACTCTGCCGATCATTCAGCGGCTGCTCGAGGAAAGGGAGTCGGGCGATCCCGCGGACCGCACTCATCGGGTGCGCGCTCTCATCCTCACGCCGACGCGAGAGCTCTGCGTTCAGGTGGAGGAGAGCTTCAAGAAGTACGGCCGCCATTCCGACATCAGGGTCGTCTCCATATACGGCGGCGTGCCCCTCGAGCCACAGCAGACGAAGCTGCGAAAGGGAGTGGACGTAGTTGTCGCGACGCCCGGCCGGCTGCTCGATCACATGGAGAGACAGAACGTCGTGTTCGACGATCTCGAGATCCTGGTTCTCGACGAGGCGGACCGCATGCTCGACATGGGATTCGCCCCGCAGCTGAACCGCATCGTCGCCGAGGTTCCGCGCTACCGTCAGACATTGCTTTTCAGTGCAACCATGCCGCCCGAGGTCGAGGCGCTCGCGCGAAAGTATCTGCGCAAGCCGATCGTCGTTCAGGTTGGCCGGAGGTCGGAAGCGGCGAACACGGTGACGCACGCCGTCTATCCCGTGCCGCGCGACCGAAAAACGGAATTGCTGGCCGAGCTGCTCAAGAAGGAGGAGCTCGACTCGGTCCTCATTTTCACGCGCACGAAGCATGGGGCGGACCGCGTCGTGAGGCACCTGGGCGGTAAAGGCATCTCCGCGACGGCGATGCATTCCGACCGGTCGCAGAGCGAGCGTACGCGCGCGCTCGACGACTTCAAGAGCGGAAAGATTCGGGTCCTCGTTGCAACTGACATCGCGCAGCGTGGATTGGACGTGACGGGTATAACGCATGTCATCAACTACGACGTGCCTCAGCAGCCGGAGGATTACGTTCACCGCATTGGAAGAACGGGCCGCGCGGCAGCAACCGGCGACGCCTTTACGTTCATGGCGCCCGATGAGATCGCCATGGTGAGAACGATCGAGCGCGTTATCGGCCAGCAGATCCCTCGAATCTCGGTTCCGGGTTACGATTTCGGCTCCGTTGCCGCCGCTGACGAAACGCTGGTCGGCTCGGAAGCGATTGTGCCGGCAGAGAAATCGGAATTGTCCGCGAAGATGCCCGCGCCGCGCCAGCTTCGGCGCCCTAATGCCGTACGCGGCCGAGGCGCGAGACGTAGATAG
- a CDS encoding protein kinase, with product MPLRPDDELGAHVATVLAPNYELDGEIGRGGMGIVYVAKDRRLKRNVAVKLLPPELAFRGDIRVRFLREAETAAQLSHPNIVPIYTVEERDNLVYFIMAHIAGDNLAKRIQDEGAMDPDETRRILREVADALAYAHKRNVVHRDIKPDNILLDEDTGRAMVTDFGIARALTDKNDSRLTATGMAIGTPAYMSPEQSAGESDIDGRSDLYSLGVVGYQMACGDLPFNAPNTPSMLVKHLSERPVPVEHRRIDLPADLSRIIMLLLEKDPANRFPDAESLVVALAGGAIPQRTLGSHMPTLAEEEPQRRSFSSAGARPSWMPVNTRMISGPRAAMVPVPNPDELARWDAPPVRKFRKKLAPYIAVNAIIVPLSIFGEGGFLFITMFWSIGMAVQYSKLWQDGYNWRDVFRQPRDRMLFDVAAETIDDARALFDETKREQVRARARERERKVGGGLFTPPMAPMAPMGSMIGSSSRRMARSPLPGETAPVPLPSDNSPYGSALHQIKSDRDEIQRQVLTMTKSERELIPDVGTSADAVYKKAMLVAATLAELDLRDSRDTPESIEREITDLEAKANPLDYRASEERVRRLAHLKRQRRVVADLRKTRAEAETKLEHCRTLLRSMRLELLRYRSAGMSVPPAGLTMVTQQAQVVVKEMGYLSDAAAEVNAL from the coding sequence ATGCCATTAAGACCCGACGACGAGCTTGGCGCCCATGTGGCGACCGTTCTTGCCCCGAACTACGAATTGGACGGGGAGATCGGTCGTGGCGGCATGGGAATCGTCTATGTGGCCAAGGACAGGCGTCTCAAGCGCAACGTCGCGGTAAAGCTTCTTCCGCCTGAGCTGGCCTTCCGCGGTGACATTCGCGTGCGATTCCTTCGCGAGGCGGAAACGGCCGCGCAGCTCAGTCATCCCAACATCGTTCCGATTTACACAGTCGAGGAGCGCGATAACCTCGTCTATTTCATTATGGCGCACATCGCCGGTGACAACCTCGCCAAGCGCATTCAGGACGAAGGCGCCATGGACCCGGATGAGACCCGGCGGATTCTGCGCGAGGTCGCCGACGCTCTTGCCTACGCACACAAGCGGAACGTCGTCCACCGCGACATCAAGCCCGACAACATTCTGCTCGATGAGGACACGGGCCGCGCGATGGTGACCGATTTCGGTATCGCCCGGGCGCTGACGGACAAGAACGATTCGCGTCTGACGGCAACCGGAATGGCCATCGGCACACCCGCGTACATGTCGCCCGAGCAGTCTGCGGGGGAATCCGATATTGACGGCCGAAGCGATCTCTATTCCCTCGGCGTTGTCGGCTATCAGATGGCATGCGGCGATCTCCCGTTCAACGCTCCGAATACTCCTTCGATGCTGGTGAAGCATTTGTCGGAGAGGCCGGTGCCTGTCGAGCACCGGCGTATCGACCTCCCGGCCGATCTTTCGCGGATCATCATGCTGCTCCTGGAAAAGGATCCGGCAAACAGGTTCCCGGACGCGGAGTCGCTGGTTGTCGCTTTGGCCGGCGGCGCGATTCCGCAGCGAACGCTGGGGAGCCACATGCCCACGCTCGCGGAGGAAGAGCCGCAGAGACGAAGCTTCTCGTCGGCCGGCGCTCGCCCGTCGTGGATGCCAGTCAACACCCGCATGATCTCCGGACCTCGGGCGGCGATGGTTCCTGTTCCCAATCCGGACGAGCTTGCCAGGTGGGACGCGCCTCCGGTTCGCAAATTCAGGAAGAAGCTTGCGCCGTATATCGCCGTGAACGCTATCATCGTTCCGCTGTCGATTTTCGGCGAGGGTGGGTTCCTTTTCATCACGATGTTCTGGTCCATCGGAATGGCGGTTCAGTACTCCAAGCTCTGGCAGGACGGATACAACTGGCGCGACGTATTTCGCCAGCCGCGCGACCGCATGCTGTTCGATGTCGCCGCCGAGACGATCGACGATGCGCGTGCGCTTTTCGACGAGACCAAGCGCGAGCAGGTTCGCGCGCGGGCACGCGAGCGGGAACGCAAGGTTGGTGGCGGTCTGTTCACGCCGCCAATGGCGCCGATGGCGCCGATGGGCTCGATGATCGGATCATCCTCGCGGCGGATGGCGCGCTCTCCGCTTCCTGGAGAAACCGCGCCTGTACCCTTGCCCTCGGACAACTCTCCGTACGGCTCGGCGCTGCACCAGATCAAGTCGGACCGAGACGAGATCCAGCGTCAGGTACTGACCATGACGAAATCGGAACGGGAGCTCATTCCGGACGTCGGCACGTCGGCGGATGCGGTCTACAAGAAAGCAATGCTCGTAGCGGCGACGCTCGCCGAGCTCGACCTCCGCGACTCTCGCGATACTCCGGAATCGATCGAGCGCGAGATCACCGACCTCGAGGCAAAAGCAAATCCGCTCGACTATCGCGCGAGCGAGGAGCGTGTGCGGCGTCTCGCACACCTCAAGCGGCAGCGAAGGGTCGTGGCCGACTTGAGGAAGACGCGCGCCGAAGCTGAAACGAAGCTCGAGCATTGCCGGACGCTCCTTCGGAGCATGCGGCTGGAGCTCCTTCGTTACCGGTCAGCCGGCATGTCCGTCCCGCCTGCCGGTCTCACGATGGTGACCCAACAGGCACAAGTGGTGGTAAAAGAGATGGGATATCTTTCCGACGCCGCAGCCGAGGTCAACGCCCTCTAG
- a CDS encoding putative glycoside hydrolase, translating to MQKPSRISTAALRACALSIALTACAEHAGGVSGRDVVAQGQPTAERTRQDSIAADSARRARVARVPTPEVLRGLYVNRWAAIGNKMKQLIEVAKKTEVNALVIDVKDDRGFTLYKSRVPLANQIGADTTRPMSHARVRALLDTMVAHNIYPIARIVVAKDPLLARAKLDWAIKRKDSLEPWLDKNGNPWLDPHRTEVWQYAVDLAKEAWDLGFSEVQFDYVRFPDEKRLVSETIYPLANGRERAQVIRDQLGFIYSQLHPHLIPVTIDVFGLTATDTTDMGIGQKWERFVDRADVVLPMVYPSHFAPGTYKIGNPNARPYATIDRALKDMKRRSAGIAGAAKIIPWYQDFTLGPPRYSAEQVRAQMKAGYDNGFQSWILWNPGSRYTESALRPEGTETASSK from the coding sequence ATGCAAAAACCTTCACGAATCAGTACGGCTGCGCTCCGCGCGTGCGCTCTCTCGATCGCCCTGACTGCGTGCGCCGAGCATGCAGGTGGGGTGAGCGGCCGCGACGTCGTTGCGCAGGGACAACCTACGGCGGAGCGTACGCGGCAGGATTCGATCGCCGCCGATTCTGCGAGGCGCGCGAGAGTGGCTCGCGTTCCGACGCCTGAAGTTCTGAGAGGGCTCTACGTCAACAGATGGGCTGCCATCGGAAACAAGATGAAGCAGCTGATCGAAGTCGCGAAAAAGACCGAAGTCAACGCGCTCGTGATCGACGTCAAGGACGACCGCGGATTCACACTGTACAAGTCACGAGTCCCGCTGGCGAATCAGATCGGCGCCGATACTACGCGGCCGATGTCACATGCCCGGGTGCGCGCACTCCTCGATACGATGGTCGCGCACAACATCTACCCGATCGCGCGGATCGTCGTCGCAAAGGACCCGCTGCTCGCGCGGGCAAAGCTCGACTGGGCAATCAAGAGGAAAGACAGTCTCGAGCCGTGGCTCGACAAGAACGGGAACCCCTGGCTCGACCCGCATCGCACCGAAGTCTGGCAGTACGCCGTTGATCTGGCCAAGGAAGCCTGGGATCTCGGATTCAGCGAAGTGCAGTTCGACTACGTGAGATTCCCCGATGAGAAGCGACTCGTCAGCGAGACGATCTATCCGCTCGCGAACGGCCGCGAGCGCGCGCAGGTAATCCGCGATCAGCTCGGTTTCATCTATTCACAGCTTCATCCGCATTTGATTCCCGTGACCATCGACGTGTTCGGGCTCACGGCGACCGATACGACTGACATGGGCATCGGCCAGAAGTGGGAGCGATTCGTGGATCGCGCGGACGTTGTGCTGCCCATGGTGTACCCGTCGCACTTCGCGCCGGGCACGTACAAAATCGGAAATCCCAACGCACGGCCGTACGCCACGATCGACCGCGCGTTGAAGGACATGAAGCGACGCAGTGCCGGCATCGCGGGAGCGGCGAAGATCATCCCGTGGTACCAGGACTTCACGCTCGGCCCGCCGCGTTACAGCGCCGAGCAGGTTCGCGCTCAGATGAAGGCCGGATACGACAACGGGTTCCAGAGCTGGATACTCTGGAACCCGGGAAGTCGTTACACGGAGAGTGCGCTCAGGCCCGAAGGGACCGAAACGGCAAGCTCGAAATAG
- a CDS encoding glycosyltransferase family 8 protein: MTVPQSEPIVITCAADSNYVTPLAVMLRSVLANLSLNRRAAIYIMDGGVEAECKEQLVQGLPSGRATVEWMTVDPALYFGVPLWGRMPVSTYYKLAVADTLPADVHKAIWLDCDLIVTADLASLWDVDLNGSHLSAAQDSIVPLVSSAFGVAAYRVLGIPRDAKYFNAGVMVLDLDRWRADGIPQQVLDYLRRFRDSVYFWDQEGLNAVLAGKWDELDPRWNSNASIPRARRAMARKGLVQANQQPWIIHWAGYLKPWRYPGRDPDRLLFFQYLDMTPWAGWRPRRTVVSKLIERYALSGMRTRVYPAEQWGLRLLRRLSRRTVSPQEALAATSSPSRAESVRPADARWSRL, from the coding sequence TTGACCGTACCTCAGAGTGAGCCGATCGTAATCACATGCGCGGCCGATTCGAACTATGTGACACCGCTCGCCGTCATGCTCCGATCCGTGCTGGCGAACCTGAGCCTGAACAGAAGGGCCGCTATCTATATCATGGATGGTGGAGTGGAGGCGGAGTGCAAGGAACAGCTCGTTCAGGGATTGCCATCGGGACGGGCAACCGTGGAATGGATGACTGTCGATCCGGCGCTTTACTTTGGCGTGCCGCTCTGGGGCCGGATGCCTGTCTCCACGTACTACAAGCTCGCCGTTGCCGACACGTTGCCCGCCGACGTCCACAAAGCGATCTGGCTCGATTGCGACCTTATCGTGACGGCCGATCTGGCGTCGCTATGGGACGTCGATCTGAATGGAAGTCATTTGAGCGCAGCGCAGGACAGCATCGTCCCGCTGGTATCTTCTGCATTCGGCGTCGCCGCTTACCGGGTACTTGGAATTCCCCGGGATGCGAAGTATTTCAACGCCGGCGTGATGGTGCTGGATCTGGACCGGTGGCGCGCAGATGGAATTCCCCAACAGGTGCTCGACTATCTCCGGCGGTTTCGCGATTCGGTCTACTTCTGGGATCAGGAAGGATTGAACGCCGTTCTTGCCGGGAAATGGGATGAGCTCGATCCCCGCTGGAATTCCAACGCGAGCATTCCGCGAGCCCGTCGTGCCATGGCCCGCAAAGGCTTGGTGCAGGCGAATCAACAGCCGTGGATAATTCACTGGGCGGGATACCTCAAGCCATGGAGGTATCCGGGCCGCGATCCCGACAGGCTCCTCTTTTTCCAGTATCTGGATATGACACCGTGGGCCGGGTGGAGGCCGCGTCGCACCGTCGTCAGCAAGCTCATCGAACGCTACGCGCTGTCAGGTATGAGGACGCGGGTTTACCCGGCCGAGCAATGGGGACTCCGGTTGCTTCGACGGCTTTCCCGGCGAACGGTTTCCCCGCAAGAGGCCCTGGCGGCGACGTCGTCACCGAGCCGCGCGGAATCAGTGCGTCCCGCCGACGCCCGGTGGTCGCGACTGTAA
- a CDS encoding Spy/CpxP family protein refolding chaperone: MSWIRMAIAGVAFLGVASVGAAQAPQGAPPAHGDHAGPQKSGRGGGSKMLFNGIELTEAQKAQVQQISDKYRAQKEALRSAGGQMQGPPDDAARAKMSELMNASHAEYRAILNADQQNIFDQNVAEMKARKQEHKKPAPSGSRA, encoded by the coding sequence ATGAGTTGGATTCGAATGGCGATTGCCGGCGTCGCGTTCCTCGGCGTGGCTTCGGTGGGTGCTGCGCAGGCACCTCAGGGTGCACCTCCCGCGCATGGTGACCATGCCGGACCGCAGAAGAGTGGCCGCGGCGGCGGGTCGAAGATGCTTTTCAACGGCATCGAGCTGACCGAAGCGCAGAAGGCTCAGGTGCAGCAGATCTCAGACAAGTACAGGGCGCAAAAGGAAGCGCTGCGTTCGGCCGGTGGCCAGATGCAGGGTCCGCCCGATGATGCCGCTCGGGCAAAGATGAGCGAGCTCATGAACGCCTCGCACGCAGAATACCGCGCGATCCTGAACGCCGATCAGCAGAATATCTTCGATCAGAACGTCGCTGAGATGAAGGCGAGGAAACAGGAGCACAAGAAGCCGGCACCCTCCGGCTCTCGCGCGTAG
- a CDS encoding GspH/FimT family pseudopilin, whose amino-acid sequence MPTSKAGFTIIETTVVLTVIAILSAIVLPKASGFIDAIEVRGAVTEAEALFSTARHIAIARGAQSTLEVDAGRGVISLRVGADTLQQRELGEAHGVALRTTRPSITYSPTGVGYGAANLTLTVTRKLAADTIYVSRLGRVRH is encoded by the coding sequence GTGCCAACTTCAAAAGCTGGATTCACGATCATCGAGACGACAGTCGTGCTCACAGTGATCGCGATACTCTCCGCGATCGTCCTCCCCAAAGCGTCGGGCTTCATCGACGCCATCGAAGTGAGAGGCGCCGTTACCGAGGCGGAAGCGCTGTTTTCAACTGCCCGGCACATTGCCATCGCCCGCGGAGCCCAGTCAACACTGGAAGTCGACGCCGGCAGAGGTGTGATCTCTCTTCGCGTCGGCGCGGATACCCTTCAACAGCGGGAGCTCGGGGAGGCTCACGGTGTCGCGCTTCGCACGACACGTCCTTCAATCACCTATTCGCCTACTGGCGTGGGATACGGCGCGGCCAATCTCACGCTGACGGTCACTCGCAAACTGGCCGCCGATACTATCTACGTCTCGCGCCTCGGCCGCGTACGGCATTAG
- a CDS encoding SelT/SelW/SelH family (seleno)protein, producing the protein MKIGIEYCTVUNYEPRAASLAAELRERYPEATIELIPSSRGRFEVTVDGAPIYEKSRLGRHAKPSEIAQLLAKARGHAADERR; encoded by the coding sequence ATGAAAATCGGGATCGAGTACTGCACCGTTTGAAACTACGAGCCCAGAGCCGCCAGTCTGGCGGCTGAGCTGAGGGAGCGTTACCCGGAGGCAACGATCGAGCTGATTCCTTCGAGTCGAGGAAGATTCGAGGTGACCGTGGATGGTGCACCCATCTACGAGAAATCAAGACTCGGACGTCACGCGAAACCGAGCGAGATCGCTCAGCTCCTGGCGAAGGCGCGAGGTCACGCTGCGGACGAGCGTCGTTGA